The Rubrobacter aplysinae DNA window CGCGGTCAGGGGGGTCTTTAGCCACGAGAGCCAGGGGATCTGGCCGTAGATGCTCCACGGCGTGTCGCGCTCGCCCTGGAAGAGCAGCGTCTTCTCCACGAAGAGCCGCGCCCCTTCGAACGGCCCGCCCCCGGCGAGCAGTAGAACCCAGAATGAGGCGACCACCACCGCCACGCCGCCGAGCACGAAGTCCACGACCGGACGCCGGCGTGTCCCGCCGTGCAACAGCCACAGCGGCCCGAGCACGAGCGGGTACAGCTTGACGGCGAACCCCGCCGCCACCGAAGCCCCGCGCGCCAGCCCGGAGGAGGCCCCGGCCAGCCCGAGCGCGGCGATTGCGGCCACGATTATGTCGTTGGTGTTGTTGTTGGTCGAGTACAGGGTGTAGGGGAAGATCGCCCAGGCGAAGACCATCGCCGCCGCGCCTCTCTTACCGGCGAGCCGCCAGCCCGCGTACAGCATCCCGAACGCCCCGGCCACGAAGGCGAGGTTCGTCAGGGCGTGGGCCGCGGGCAGGTAGCCCCACTCGCCCTCAAAGCCGAATATGAGGACGAACGGGATGTAGAGGATGTAGTTCAGCGGCCCATAGGTATCACCGGTGCCGACGTCCGACGGCATGTTGCCGTAGGGGATGACGCCGTCCAGGATGCGGTCCGCGCCCACCACCCCGGCGTAGCCCACGTCTATCACGCGGGAGTCTATGTTTAGCCCGAGCACGACCGCGCTCGCGGCACCGGCGAGCACGAACAGCAGCCACGGCGGGAAGTTGCTCGTGCCCTCGACCCGCTCCCCGACCCCGAAACCCATCAGCAGCGTCCGAAAGAGCAGGTACACGAGCGGTACGTACCACAGGATCACGGCCACCCCCGATATACCTTCCCGGAAGAAGCCGTGGGAGACGAGGAATCCGGTGAGCGCCAGGATGTCCAGGTTGCGCAGGGAGAGGAGCCGGTCGTTGCGCAGAAACGCGAGGGCGAACACGAGGGCCATCGGACCCCAGACCCACCAGGCGTTGGCCTGCTTGCCGTAGGCCCCGTTATCCCCGCGGGCCATCTGCCAGCCGACCTGCTCGCCGGTGTACACGTAGGCGAACTCCCAGCTTTCGTCTTCTATGCCGGCGCGGGCGACCTCCTCGCGCTCGCCGTCTCCGTTTTGGTCGGACCAGAAGTGGACCGTCCACTCGCCCTCCTCGTACTCCGCGCCCGAGGAGTACGGCGGCCCGCCAGAGAGCTGGGACCGGATCTCGGGGTTCGACTCTGCGAGCTTCACCGCCTCTTCCTCCGTGAGGTCGGGGCTGTCCACGCCCTCGGCGGCGGGTGTGATCTCCCGCCCCTCGACCTCGCCCGACTCGTCGGAGACGGTGACGCGGGCGACGGTCTCGCTGGACTCCCGGGTGAGGAAAACCCGCCACTCGCCGGACTCTCCAGGCCCCGACTTGTAGGCCGCCCTCGCGTCTACCGCCGAGCTCTCGGCGAGCTCCGCTATGCCCGGCACGGAGACGGCGCTCTCCCGGGCCTGGGCGGGGGACATCTCTGGCTCTCGCGAGCCCTGCGCGAGGGCTCCTTCCGCACCGAGCGTCAGCGCCGCGACTCCCGCCAGGGTCATCAGGGTCAGCGCGCGGACCGCGAGCGGCCAGAACCTACCGGCTCTCCAAGGACTCCAGGCCCGCGCGGTGTACCCGGTGCCCGGCGGGTGAGGGTCGCTCACGAGCCGGCCTTCCTCAGCCTGCCGGTCCCGTCGGAGGCGTCGGAGGGTCTGGATGCCGCCGCATGCTCTGGAGGCAGGACGAGCATCAGCGCCCAGAGCATTACCAGCAGGAGGTTTCGCACCACTAGAAAGGCGACGGCGCCCGGGTCCAGGGCCATGAGCTGTCCGTAGTGGGTCGGGTAGATCTGGGTCGTCGTCCAGCAGGCGGCGAGGAAGATCGCGGCCACCCCCACCCCCGCGAGGCCGCCGGCCGCGAGTGGCACCAGCGGCAGCAGCCAAAGCATGTACTGCGGCGAGAGTACCTTGGAGGCAATCATGAACGCCAGTACGAAGGCCGCCGCGTAACGGGGAAAGTCCGCCCGTGAGAGCCGCCCGGCCCTGGACTCCCGGTACATCAGGAGCGCCGTCAGCCCCAGCAAGACGATTGTGACCGGCAGGCTCAGGGTGCTCAGGAGCCCGGCGCCGCTCCCGGACACGTCGAAGGCTCCGAACTCGAAGGTAATGTCCCGCACCCGTCCGAGCGCCATGAGCGCCGAGGTCCACACGCTTTCCAGCTGCAGCCCCCGCTCGGAGTGGTAGGCGAAGCTCTGCACGAAGCCGCCGCCACCCACCAGCAGCGCGGCCCCGAAGAAGAATCCCACGATGCCGCAGAAGACCACGATAATCGCCGGAGCCTCCCGGCGGAGCACGGAGACGAGCGAGCCGCGCCCGCCCCGGCAGAGCGCGAGCGCGGGGACGGCGAGCCCGGGCACCAGCTTTGCTGCGGCCCCGAGGCCGAGCGCGGCGTAGCCCACGACCGGCCGTGAGGCCGCGGCAGACCACGCGGCGGCGGCGAGCGTCAGGGTGGCGAAAGGGTCGTAGCGGACCGTCGCCACGGGGTACAGGATCAGCGCGGCGGCCGCGAAGACCAGGGCGGGGACGAGAGGACCGCGCTCCAGGCCCCGAGCGGCCAGCGCGACCAGCGCCAGGCTCGCTACCAGAAACAGCGACATCTCAGCGGCGAAGAGCCCGGCGAAACCCTGCAGGCTCGACGACAGCAGGGCCGGCAGGACGAAAGATATGAGGCTCGCCGGCGGGTACTCGATAAAGAAGTCCCGGTAGGGTATCGCTCCTCCCAGGAGAGCCTCTCCGGCCCGGCGGTAGAGCTGCATGTCGTTGGACTCCGCCGCTATACCGGCGGGCATGCCGTAGTACCGCTGCATGAGCAACGCGAACAGGGCGGCTCCTATGACGCCCAGCACGCCCCAGAACACCGCCGGGCTGGAGAGGACCGGACGGGAGTCAGAGGGGAGGGAGGAGGCAGTGGATCTAGTGGAGCTGGTGGATCT harbors:
- a CDS encoding glycosyltransferase 87 family protein, with the protein product MARPTRSTSSTRSTASSLPSDSRPVLSSPAVFWGVLGVIGAALFALLMQRYYGMPAGIAAESNDMQLYRRAGEALLGGAIPYRDFFIEYPPASLISFVLPALLSSSLQGFAGLFAAEMSLFLVASLALVALAARGLERGPLVPALVFAAAALILYPVATVRYDPFATLTLAAAAWSAAASRPVVGYAALGLGAAAKLVPGLAVPALALCRGGRGSLVSVLRREAPAIIVVFCGIVGFFFGAALLVGGGGFVQSFAYHSERGLQLESVWTSALMALGRVRDITFEFGAFDVSGSGAGLLSTLSLPVTIVLLGLTALLMYRESRAGRLSRADFPRYAAAFVLAFMIASKVLSPQYMLWLLPLVPLAAGGLAGVGVAAIFLAACWTTTQIYPTHYGQLMALDPGAVAFLVVRNLLLVMLWALMLVLPPEHAAASRPSDASDGTGRLRKAGS
- a CDS encoding DUF2029 domain-containing protein: MSDPHPPGTGYTARAWSPWRAGRFWPLAVRALTLMTLAGVAALTLGAEGALAQGSREPEMSPAQARESAVSVPGIAELAESSAVDARAAYKSGPGESGEWRVFLTRESSETVARVTVSDESGEVEGREITPAAEGVDSPDLTEEEAVKLAESNPEIRSQLSGGPPYSSGAEYEEGEWTVHFWSDQNGDGEREEVARAGIEDESWEFAYVYTGEQVGWQMARGDNGAYGKQANAWWVWGPMALVFALAFLRNDRLLSLRNLDILALTGFLVSHGFFREGISGVAVILWYVPLVYLLFRTLLMGFGVGERVEGTSNFPPWLLFVLAGAASAVVLGLNIDSRVIDVGYAGVVGADRILDGVIPYGNMPSDVGTGDTYGPLNYILYIPFVLIFGFEGEWGYLPAAHALTNLAFVAGAFGMLYAGWRLAGKRGAAAMVFAWAIFPYTLYSTNNNTNDIIVAAIAALGLAGASSGLARGASVAAGFAVKLYPLVLGPLWLLHGGTRRRPVVDFVLGGVAVVVASFWVLLLAGGGPFEGARLFVEKTLLFQGERDTPWSIYGQIPWLSWLKTPLTAAVVLLGFVVAVFPRRRTVRRLAAFSAALVIGFQLTVTYWFYAYITWFEPFVFFALLLGTNVKTGLDRAPEDVGDSEYSEDSGAPESSRKPKGTSAEG